The Microbacterium luteum nucleotide sequence GCAAGCACCGCAACCACGCCTACGTCATCGTGCCCGACCCGCACGAGATCGAAGCGCACCTCGACCAGCCCGAACCGCTGACCGTGACAGACCGGCTCGCCAAGGTGCTCGCCCGCACTGATGCTGACCTCTCCGCCACCGAAACCCTGAAGCTCGAGGTCGATCGACACGCCTCGCTGTCCACGCTGCTGGCCGAGTACGACGTGCTCGCCCGCGAAGCACAGACCGAACGATGGGCAACCCTCCTCGATGTCGCACCGTTCCCCGAGAACGTGGCCGACGACGTGTTCACCAGCTCCTACTACGAACGACTCGAAGCAGCCCTCGCCCGCCACGAAGCCGCCGGCCACCTCGCAGCAGCCGCCCTCACTGCCCTCGCACCCCGACTCACGCCCGGCGAAGACCAATCCGATCCCGCCGCGCAGCTCGCCGCCATACTCGACCAAGCCACCCAGAAACTCCCGCCCGGCAAACGAACCAAGGCGCGAGTTGCCGGACTCATCCCCACACCTGCCGAGCCGATCGCCGACGACATGCAGACCGCGCTCACCCAACGGCAGATGCTCATCGAGACTGCCGCGCGCGGACTCCTGCACGACGCCCAGGAAGCGGGAGCCGCATGGGTGACGAAGCTCGGTCAGCCGGGATTACGGATCGAGGCGCGTGAGCGGTGGGAAGCACACGCCGCCACCATCGCGCTGTACGGGTCTGCCCCGAGTTTGGTTGACATCTGATCTGTGAGGATTCGTTCTCGCTGGAAGGATGTTCTTGTGGCAAAGCCCTATCCCCGAGAGTTCCGCGATGATGTCGTGGCCGTGGCCCGGAAGGGTCAAGCGCCGTTGGCGCAGATCGCGAAGGACTTCGGTATCTCCGAAGGATCGCTGAGCAACTGGATGAAGCAGGCCGACGTCGAGGACGGCAAGCGTGCCGGCCTGACCGACGACGAGCGCAAGCAGCTGCGTGAGGCGAACAAGCGGATCCGGCTGTTGGAGCAGGAGAACGAGGTGCTGCGGCGGGCTGCGGCGTATCTGTCGCAGGCGAACCTGCCGGGAAAATAGTCTTCCCGCTCGTCCACGAGATGGCTGCGGCCGGCGCTCCCGTGAGGGTGCCGGTCGCGGTGGCGTTGCGGGTCCTCGGCCTGTCCAGGCAGGGGTACTACCAGTGGCTCAAAGCCCCGGTCTCCGACAGGGACTGGGACGATGCGCACGTGATCGACGTGCTCTACGACCTCCATGCGGACGACGACACCCTCGGGTACCGGTTCCTCACCGACGAGCTCGAGTCCGAGCACGGGGTCACCGCGAGCGAGAACCGGGTGCACCGACTCTGCCGGATCGCGGGGATCCACGCATCGCACCACAAGAAGCGCAGCAAGCCCGGCAGCACCGGACCCGCGCCGCACGACGACCTGCTCGCCGTGGTCGACGAGCACGGTGTCATCCGGCACGAGTTCGTCGCCGACGGGCCGAACAGGGTCTGGCTGTGGGACATCTCGGAACACCCGACCAGAGAAGGCAAGCTCTACATCTGCGCGATCAAGGACGTCTGGTCGAACAAGATCGTCGGCTACTCCATCGACACCCGCATGAAGTCATCTCTCGCGCGGGCGGCGATGCGCAACGCGATCGCGCTGCGCTCACCTGGCGGCACGATCTGCCACTCCGACAGAGGCGGCCAGGGCGGATTCAACTGGTCGTCGCAACACCTCGTGATCGCGGAGGTGTCAGATGGTTCGTCGTCAGCAGGCAGCAGATCGGGCGGAGCGGCCGAAGCTTCGGTCGCCTGGGCATCCGAAGTTCCAGCGGCATGTCGAGGCAGCGTTCTGGGCCGAGATCGCCAAGGGGTTGCTGCCCATCGAGGCTGCTGCCGTGGTCGGCGTGGCGCAAGCGGTCGGTCAGCGGTGGTTCCGCAACGCTGGCGGCATGCCGCCGTTCGACCTGAAGTTCACGCCAACCGGACGCTACCTGTCGTTCGCTGAGCGTGAGGAGATCGCGCTCCTGCGTGCTCAGGGAAGCGGGGTGCGCGAGATCGCCCGAACTATAGGCCGTGACCCGGGGACGATCTCCCGTGAGCTGCGCCGGAATGCGGCCGTCCGCTACGGAAGTCGCGGTATCGAGCATCGGTCGCGCAGTGGAAGGCTGACATGGCCGCGAAGCGTCCGAAGGCGGCGAAGCTGGTCACGAACGCCCGGTTGCATGCCTACGTCCACGAGCGGCTATCCGGGCAGATCACCACACCTGATGGCAAGATCATCGTCGGTCCCGAGCCGCCGCGGTTCACGGGGATCAACAAGCCGCCCGCAAGCATCGCGGGTGGTCGACGGCGTGGAGTCCGGAGCAGATCAGCAACCGACTCAAGGTCGACTTCCCCGATGATGAGTCCATGCGCATCAGCCACGAAGCGATCTACCAGTCGCTCTACATTCAGGGCCGTGGCGCGCTCAAACGCGAGCTCGTCTGGTGTCTGCGCACGGGCCGGGCGCTTCGCGCACCGCGGGAACGCTCACGTCGTAAGACGTGGGCGCACGTCACTCCCGGAACCCTGATCAGCGAACGCCCTCCTGAAGCTGAGGACCGCGCTGTTCCCGGCCATTGGGAAGGCGATCTGCTGATCGGGCTGGAGCGTTCCGCGATCGGCACCGTCGTCGACCGCATGACCAGGTTCACGATGCTCGTCCACCTCCCACGCGAGGAGGGATACCGGCACAAGGAGACACCCAAGAATGGTCCCGCCCTGGCTGGCTATGGCGCGATCACGATGAAGAACGCGCTGGCGAACACGATGTCGACACTCCCCACCCAACTGGCACGGTCGTTGACCTGGGATCGCGGCAAGGAGATGTCCGCTCACGCAACGTTCACGGTCGAGACCGGCATCCCGGTGTTCTTCGCCGATCCGCAGTCGCCCTGGCAGCGCGGCACCAACGAGAACACCAACGGCCTGCTACGCCAGTACTTTCCCAAGGGCACCGACCTGGCCCGGTGGAGCGCGGAAGACATCGAAGCCGTCGCTCACGCCCTCAACACCAGGCCCCGCAAGTCACTCGGATGGAAGACCCCCGCCGAAGCCTTCAACGAGCAGCTACTGTTGCTCCAACAAGCCGGTGTTGCAACGACCGGTTGAACCCGGTCAGTTCCGCGCGAAACGCACCCAGAACCTGCTCCGCAACAACGGCCTCGTCGGCTCCATGGGCCGGTCTTACGGGGCCGGTGACAACGCGAGCATGGAGAGCTTTTTCAGCCTCCTCCAAAAGAACGTGCTCGACACGAGGCGCTGGGACACCCGCGCCGATCTTCGCCTCGCGATGGTCACCTGGATCGAGACGAAATACAACCGCAGGCGCCGCCAACGCGGCCTCGGCAAACTCACCCCCGTCGAGTTTGAGATGATCTACAAGGACGCAGAAGCGGCCTGATCACCCCAACCCCCGACTGTCAACAAGACTCGGGGCAGACCCACGCAGTTTTCGAAGTGAAGCAAGAAATAAACAGGAAGTTTCTGGAGTACGCAGGGAAGAAGATCGCTAGTGTGCGCGAACTGACCCGCACGTCGGTCAACATCGCCCATGCGGGAGGCACGTACGACCCCAAGCCACCCATTCCAATCCTCGGCGGACTACTGACCACGCGGAGCGGCTGGGCCGATCTAGAAGGAAAGGCCGCTGTGAATGCGTTGCTAGAACTAAGCGACGCCCGCCGGGTAGACATCGGCTGTGCCTTGCGAGGAGTCTCGTTCAACCGGATAGAAGACACCCCAACAAGTTCGCCGGAGTACAGCGAGCCCGACGTGACGCTGATGTTCTTCCTCATCCGACTGTTCGGTCGCCTGCAAAAGGTTGGCACCGTCGCGGCTGTTGACATCGATGCGTACATGAACGCCCTCGACTTGAACGATGCTCCAGTCATGGATTCCTAGTCGCATGTTCGTCGCGGGCCTCCATCATCGCAGCTGAGGTGAAGACCAGATGGAGTTCCACGAGGCGTCGCTCGACAGTCGGGATGCGTGCCGCCTATCGGTTGTCCTTCGTATACCGCCACACCGTGCTGCGGTGCTTGTCGAACCGCTCGGCGATGGAGCGGACGCTTTCACCGCTGGCCCTCGCCGTTCTAATAGCTTCCACTTCCTCCGGCGTGGGAGGCGTTCTAGCTGTTCTACTTGGCTCTGTGACGACATCGAAGTCGGCCTCCCGCTGGGGCTCTCCGCTGTCGCCGATGCCCAGCCTCGCCTGGTTCCACACCGCTTCTAGCCGATCGAATCGCTGTTGCACGGTCGGTTTGAGTCCAGCGGGGAGCACGGTTTGCAACGTACTAGAACTTCTGCGCTCACGACTCGGCCAGTAGACTTGGGTGTGTGCCGATCTCCCGTCGGAGTGGCTGATTTGGCTTCCTACGCGGGAGGGGCACGCAGAGGGCACGGGGTCGCAAGTTGGCTTCAGAAGCCGCATGATTCCGCGCTCCTCAACTAGAACTGGGACTTCTAAGAAGAAGTCTCCACCCACGGAGGGGCTCGCGACCGGAGACGGCCGAGTCCCTTCGCGTCGTCACCCGACGGTGTCGTCCAGCCAGTCGAGGACCGTCTCGGCCACGCGCAGACGCGCGAGCGGCTCGCAGTGCATCGCGCCGCCCTCCGCGGCCGTGAAGCGTTCCAGCGCGGACACCTCTGGCGTCATCGCCGCGAGGGTAGCCGACTGGCCCGGCCAGAACTGCTCGCCGTCGGGGTCGGTGATCAGCAGCGGCGTGCGGATGTCGGCGGCCTGCTCCTGCGACAGGCGGTAGGCGCGCACGGCGCGGAACGCCGCCCCGAAGCTCTCGCCGACGCCGTACGGCCGCGCCCGGAACCGCATCATCGCCGCCTCGGGGGAGTCGGGAGTGAGTCCCTGGCGCAGGTACTCGTCGAACGCGTCCGGGTCGCCGCCGTCGAGCAGATCGACGAGTTCCCGGGGCAGGTGAGCGAACCAGCTGGTCGAGACGTCGACGACGCCGGGGTCGACGACGGCCGCGGCGAACCGCTGCTCCACCGTGAGCGCACGCGGCACCCAGTACCCCGCTTGGCTCACTCCCCACACCGCGAGACGTGCCTCATCGACGTCATCGCGTGCGACGAGGGCGTCCACGACCGGAGCAAGTACCGCCTCCCAGTCCGGGCGGAACGGGACACCGTGTTCGAAGAGCTGTGACTGCTGCCCGGGGCCGTCGAAGACGAACACGGCCCAGCCGCGCGCGAGCGCCGGTCGGCCGAGATCGGTCCACAGCCGGCTGATCGCCTCATCGCTGCCGTTGTTCAGCACCAGTGTGCGGTGTGGACCGGCGCCCACGGGCAAGAACAGTGCTCCCGGCAGAGGTTGCCCGCCATGAGGAACGGTGATGCGTGCGACAGGATGCCCGCACCCATCGACGAACGCGTCCCACGCGCGACGATGGGTGCGGAACGTGGTCAGCAACGTGTCGCCGTCGGGTAGCGCGGCCGCCGCGGACACGGCAAAGCCCAGGTAGTTCGCGGCGCGCAGGTGGCGCGCCGCCGCGGTGGCGTGATGGCCGGTCGCAGCGGCGTCATCCGCCTCGTCGAGCACCCGTTCGCCGAGGTCGCGCCATGCGGAGAACCATCCGGCGGTGTCGCCCGCTCCCACCGGGCCCGCAGCAGCGAGAATCTCGCCCGGGTCGCCCCCGCCGTGCACGCTGTGTCCGATCGCGAGGCGAACATCGAAGTCGAATCCCGGATCGGTGGCGAATCCTCCCGCGAAGGGGGACGACAGCAGATCCCGGGGCGGCGTCGGTGCATCGGTGGTCATGGGATTTCGCCCTTTTCCGTCGGTGGACGCCGCCAGCAAAGCATCGCTTCGGTGCGCACACAAGGCCTCGGTCCGGCAAGGGCTTCCGGCAGCTGCCGCCGACGTGATTGAGTCAGAGG carries:
- a CDS encoding helix-turn-helix domain-containing protein — encoded protein: MRLLKPTCDPVPSACPSRVGSQISHSDGRSAHTQVYWPSRERRSSSTLQTVLPAGLKPTVQQRFDRLEAVWNQARLGIGDSGEPQREADFDVVTEPSRTARTPPTPEEVEAIRTARASGESVRSIAERFDKHRSTVWRYTKDNR
- a CDS encoding alpha/beta hydrolase family protein yields the protein MTTDAPTPPRDLLSSPFAGGFATDPGFDFDVRLAIGHSVHGGGDPGEILAAAGPVGAGDTAGWFSAWRDLGERVLDEADDAAATGHHATAAARHLRAANYLGFAVSAAAALPDGDTLLTTFRTHRRAWDAFVDGCGHPVARITVPHGGQPLPGALFLPVGAGPHRTLVLNNGSDEAISRLWTDLGRPALARGWAVFVFDGPGQQSQLFEHGVPFRPDWEAVLAPVVDALVARDDVDEARLAVWGVSQAGYWVPRALTVEQRFAAAVVDPGVVDVSTSWFAHLPRELVDLLDGGDPDAFDEYLRQGLTPDSPEAAMMRFRARPYGVGESFGAAFRAVRAYRLSQEQAADIRTPLLITDPDGEQFWPGQSATLAAMTPEVSALERFTAAEGGAMHCEPLARLRVAETVLDWLDDTVG
- a CDS encoding IS3 family transposase, which produces MAKPYPREFRDDVVAVARKGQAPLAQIAKDFGISEGSLSNWMKQADVEDGKRAGLTDDERKQLREANKRIRLLEQENEVLRRAAAYLSQANLPGK